The Hymenobacter swuensis DY53 genome includes the window AACGCTGGGCCGCCTCTCCAAGCAGGTGCAGAAAGGACTTGCTTTGGCTTTCCACAAGTTTGATGGCTACCAACTGGCCAAATACGACCGGGCGGGGACTATCCGGCTGCGCGATGCGCTGTTTCTGGTGCATCCCCGTCCCCAGGATGAAGCGCATCAGGCCCTGTTTAATCAGCTGGTGGCTGGTACGCTGCCAACGCCCTACACCTGGGAAACCGAGTTGTCGGCACTGGGACAGGAGTCGTTTGCTACGGCCGATGAGCGGGTTGCCGCCTTTCGCCGCAAGTGGACGGAGCTGATTGGGAGTGGCAAACTGGGGTACATGGCGTTGCTGCGTAACCTGCGCAATATGCTGGAGGCCGGTGTGCCCACCGAGGCCTTGAGCCAGGTGTGCGCCACGCTGGCCGATGCCCGGCAGGTGGCCCGCAGCAAGCAGCTGCCCTTTCGCTTTCTGGCAGCGTACCGCGAGGTGAAAGAGCTGGAAGGCGGTGTGGTACGCAGCACGCTGGTGGCTTTAGGCCTACGCCAAAATCCTGTAGCGCAGGTGTTGGAGGCACTAGAAACTGCCATCGGCCATAGCGCTGCCAACCTGCCCGGCTTCGGCTCCGGAACCCGGGTGGTAGTGGCCTGCGACGTGTCGGGTTCCATGCAGCAGCCGGTATCGGCACGTAGCAAAGTGCTGCTCTATGATGTGGGCCTGGTGCTGGGAATGTTACTGCGGAACCGCTGCCAGAACGTGGTAACGGGCATATTTGGCGACACCTGGAAGCGTATTACGCTGCCCGGTGCCCAGGTGCTGCGCAATGTGCAGGAACTCTACAAGCGCGAAGGTGAAGTTGGCTACAGCACCAATGGCCATCTGGTGATTGAGGACCTGCGTCGTCGCCGGGAGGTGGTGGACAAAGTGATGCTGTTCACCGACTGCCAGCTCTGGAACTCGCGTTTCAATGGGGCCAGCATCGCCACGGAGTGGGCCGAATACCGTCGCACGGTGGCTCCTGAGGCTCGCCTCTACCTCTTCGACCTAGCTGGCCACGGCACTACGCCCGTGCAGCTGCAGCCGGAGCAGGGTGCCTTTTTGCTGGCCGGCTGGTCGGATAAACTGTTCGACGTGCTGACGGCGCTGGAAAACGGCGGCTCAGCTCTTACAGAAATCGAGAAAATAGAGCTGTAATATTCTGTTAAAAATCTGATTTTCAACTATATGTATCCTGTTGATTCGTGCTCTATTCCTAGCAGTAATATTCCTCTAGTTACCTGCGGCCCCGGGAGTAGCTTATACTTATACTGCTACGCTGTGCTACTCCCGGGTTGCGAATCAGGTATTCGCTCTTTAACTACTCATGAACCCATGTTCCTTCTGACTAAAGCATAAATGCATTGGGAAGGCGGCTGACCCTGTAGGGCTGCCGCCAGCCGGAACGGTGCGGGCCGCTACTTTAGGCGGCCCCCTGTTCCAACCCGACTGATTCTCCCTTCCTGTGGGTGTCGTAGGCAGGCGTTCCTTCGTCTGGTTGAAGCCAGTCCTTCGGGTCTGGTTTGGGTTCGAATCCCGACTGCAGCTTTGGCTGCAGTGCACACGCCAGCCGCCAGTTACCCCGCAGCGGGAGTTCAGTTGAGGCGTCACCGGCCGGGTGCCGTAGGACCGCGTTACTTCGGGTCGCACGTTCGAATCGTGCCGCCGCTTCGGGGGCGTAGCTCAGTCTGGTAGAGCAGAACGGCCTTCGGGCTGGTCATTTCGCTGTCCGCTTGTTGCCCCGGCTTGTTGCCGCCATTTCTACTTTCTGTGTTTCCTTTTTACCCTTTCATTACCCTCCTTTTCCGTTAAGTGGGTGCCGTAGCCGAGGCTTACTTCGCACGCACAACGCCCAGGTCGCGGGTTCGAGTCCCGCCGGTTGCTTCCTTGCACGAAGCGGCCGTAGCTCAGTTGGTTAGAGCAGGACTAGCCCGGCGCTTATTGCCCCAGTTGGCGGAATATTTCTGAAAAAGGTGGCCTGCAACAGCCCTGCTTCGTGCTGATACCAGCAAGGGGGGCTGTTCCTAGTTCATCCGTTTCACCTTCACTCGCCGGATGCCGTAGGCCCGCGCTACTCCGACCTGTCCCGTCGGGCCCGTCAGGGCCCGTTGCGCGGGCCGTCTGTTGCTCCGGTTTTGTACTTACAATCAAATGGGCCGGTGCCGTAGCGGTGCCTTACTTCGCTTAGGACGATGAAATGCCGGTTCGAATCCGGCCCGTTGGCTTCGGCTGGCGGTGGCGTAACTGGTAGCGCGCATAATGGCAGGCACTGCGCCCTGTTGCCCGGCCCGTTTGTACTGTTTTTCTGTATTCACTTCTCACGAGCAGGAGCCGGAAACCGGCCCACGCATCGTGTAACAACCATTAGTATGGCCTCTCAATTACGTGGCAACGACCTTCGCCAACTGGGTTTCCCGGAAGGTCGGGCCATTGGGCTGGCGCTGGCCCAACTGCAGCGCAAACACCTCAAAAAACTCTCTCAAACCGACCAGCTGACTTTATTGCAGGAGTTACTGGCTAACCCGCAAACCTACCTCACCCACCTCGACTGGAGCCACACAGCGGCCGCGCTGTTGCCACCGCCCAGTCGCCACATTGCCCTGGCTGAGCGTAAGGAGTACGTCGTTTTCGGAGCCGAACACATCGAGCAGGGAGCCATTCATCAGATGGAAACCGCCATGAAACTGCCCGTGACTGTTGCCGGTGCCCTCATGCCCGATGCTCACCACGGCTACGGACTGCCCATTGGCGGGGTGCTGGCTACCGATAACGCCGTAATCCCCTACGCTGTGGGGGTAGATATTGGCTGCCGGATGGCCCTATCGGTATTTGCACTGCCGCCCAAGCACTTGGAGCAACGGGTGCAGGAGTTGCGCAAGTTGCTGCTGGAGCACACCAAGTTCGGTGGCCGTGACGTATTCCGTCACGGTCAGCACCTAGACCACGCGGTGCTGAGCCGGGATGAGTTCCGGGACATTCCGTTCCTGCGCAATAAGCTGGATACGGCAGCTTCGCAAATCGGCTCTTCGGGCGGCGGCAACCACTTTGTAGAGTGGGGCGTAGTGGATATCACCGACCCCACCAACGAGTTGGGCGTGCCGGTTGGGCAATACCTGGGCCTGCTTTCACACTCCGGCTCCCGGGGCCTGGGAGCCAGCGTGGCAAACCACTACACCAAACTGGCGCAGGATACCTGCCAGTTGCCCGCCGAAGCCCGCCACCTGGCGTGGCTGGGCCTCGAAACAGAAGCGGGGCAGGAGTACTGGGCCGCTATGAACTTGGCTGGCGACTACGCCTCAGCCTGCCACCACCAGATCCATCATCGTCTGGCTAAGGCTCTTGGTGAGCGGCCGCTGGGGAAAGTGGAAAACCACCACAATTTCGCCTGGAAGGAGCGGCTGGTAACGGGGCAGGAAGTGGTAGTGCACCGCAAAGGAGCTACCCCGGCCGGGGCCGGCGTACTGGGCATTATCCCAGGCTCCATGACGGCTCCCGGTTTCATTGTGCGGGGGCGGGGCGAGGCTAGCGCCCTAAGTTCGGCTTCGCACGGCGCAGGCCGGCAAATGTCGCGTACCCGGGCCAAGCAGGAGCTGGGCGAAGCTGAAATGCGCCGCTACCTGCAACAGCACGGCGTAGAGCTTATCGGTGGTGGGCTGGACGAAGCCCCGCAGGCTTACAAAGACATCCGCCAGGTGATGCAGAGCCAGACAGAGCTGGTAGACGTGCTGGGGTCCTTCACCCCGCGTATTGTGCGGATGGAAGGCGGCGTATAGCAGACAGCCATCCATGAAAAAACCGCAACCCCGTCCCACGAATGCAGTGGGGCGGGGTTGCGGTGTTTATGGGCAAAGCAACTGGTTACGGCCGGTGCCGCCGGTGGCGGCAGGGAGCCGCCGCTGAAACAGATTGGTGGTTGTGCCGGAAAACGCTTCCGTTATCAATGGGGTAGGTGGGGAGCAGGTCAGCTAAGAGCAACAGGGCCAAAGCAGTTGCCGCCAAGTTGGGAGTGGAGACGGAGGTATCCATGGTGAGCAGAATAAGACATACACGAGGAACTGTTCAGGGCCTGCAACCGGTGTGTGGGTGCGAGGCAATAAGATAGAGGCGGGGCAGTACTGTCGTTGTTGCAAAAAAGAAATACCCGGACAGCGGCAGGTTGGTGGTATTTACGGCTGCAAAGATAGAGGCGGATTTGCCGTTGGAAACTTTTTCTAGGTAAATGGTAGGCTGCAGGGCGATGAATAGGGCATTGGACTCGTTGAAAACAGAAACAGCCCACCCCGAATAATGTCGGAGTAGGCTGTTTTACAAGAAGGCAGAATAGGATTATGCCCGGCGCCGGTCCCGCAGCTTTTTCAGGCCCAGGCCTACTCCTGCCGCCAGCAGCAGAGAAGCGCCCCCGTCAATCGGCACGGCCGTAGGATCAGGGGTAGGGCCACCGGAGCCCTGTGCCCGAACGGAGGAGAAGGTACCGGTAAGTAATAACAGGCTTCCGGCCGCAAAAGCCAGCCGGTACGCAGTAGCGAGGTTTTTCATATGAAGAAATTGCAAAAGCTGGGAGGAAAATCGGTCTGCTCCCGCCAACGCGGGCTGGGGAGCAGACCGAACAATCAGGCTATTCAATAACAAGGCGCTTGTTGATGATGCCCTGGCTGGTTTGCAGGCGCACCATATACACACCCGGTGTCACGCCATTGAGCGGCAGTGTCCGCACCTCGGCCCCGGCGGGCAGTACTGCGCGGCGCACCACCTGCCCCAAGGAGTTTACCACCGATGCCTCCACAGCCTGCCGGTTGAAAGCTGCCGTGAGGCTCACGGAAACTACGTCGCGGGCTGGGTTGGGGAATATATCCACCTGCCGGCTGAGGGCGGCCGGGGCGTTAGCTAGTACCCGCTGCTGCGTGAAGAGCAGGCTGAAACGGCCCATACCCGCGCCCGGGGTCAGCGTGAACGAATAGCTGGGCTGGGCGGCCAGATCCACTACCGCGCCGGTCTGCGCATCGCGCAGATACACCAGCGTGCCAGCGGGCAGATTCAGCAACTGTTTGGCCTGCAGCGTATAGCTACCCGCCTGCGGAGCCGATACCAGCAGCGGCACGGTTACATCAGATGTAGTCAGCACGGGCAGGCCGTTGATAGCCAGCTGTTCCGAGCCTGCCTGCGAGGCCAGTGTAGGAGTAGCAGTTTGCCGCTTGGCCGCGTCGAAGGCGACATCGAAGGCAGCAGTAGCACCGGTTTCAAAATACACCGTGGTCTGGTCGCCCGGGCCGCCGGTAGCGGCGCGTAGCTCCAGCTGCGCCAGCGGCCGGGTTTCCTGGGTGCGCTGGAATACAGGGCTTTCTACTGTCAGCACACGAGCGGCGTTGGTAAAGCTCACTTGCCCGTTGGTAGAGCCGGGTGTAGTTACCCGCGTAAAGAAGCCCTGGCCCAGCCCGATAACGTTGGTGCCGCCATTGTTGCCCACGCCATTCACATAGCTGGAGTAGGAGCCGCTGTACTGTCCGTTGGAGCGGAACACGTACACGGCGTTATCCACGTTGGTGCGCCCTACTTGGTCCCAGTCAATAGGTGAAGGGTAAGGGTTGCCCAGCAGCTGCCAGCCCGATTCGACCTGGGTGCCGCGACTCAGTCCTCCTACGTTAATGGTGCCGTTGTTGAGAATGCCCACGAAATCAGTAGTCAGGCCGGCCGGAATGTTCACGGTGTAACCGCGGCCCGGCGTCATGGCGTCGCTCAACGCGGCAGGTGAGAAGAATCCTTTGTCGAAATCCTGCGGGGCCGGGTTGCCGCTCGTCGTCACGCGGCTTTGGTCATAGCCGAATACCGTGGGGAAGGGCGTTACCGCCCCCGGGTTCGGGGCCGAGTTATAAGCCGGGTTCACCACCGGAGTGTAATTGGCGGTAGTCAGATCAGCCACGGTGGTGTTGTTCACAGGGGCCGAGAAGTGGCGGTAACCCGCGCCGGCGTTCATGCTCGGGTCGATGTAGCGCTGCACCGTCACGTTGCCGAAGATGGTGTTGCTGCCCGTGTTGAGCACCTGCGCCGTGCGGTCGGCGGTGGAGAGCAGCGTCAGGTTGCCATTCGACACCACGGCCCCCGTCACGTTAAGGCTGCGCTGCACCTGCACAGGACCATCCAGCTGCAGCGTGCTGACGTTGGTGGTTAGAATGTTGAAGACGGAGGTAGTGCCACTGACGCGCTGCGTGACTGAGTTGTTGACAAAGCGGATTTCGCCAAATCCGGTGCCGCTGGTGGTGCCGCCGTTGTTGGTAAAGTCGCCGCTGATCTGCAAGATGGCACCGGGACCAAAGGTGAGTTGGGCCCCGCTCAGCAGCGTAACGTTGTTTGCAAAGCTGAATCCTACGGACGGGTCATTGGCTACGTTCGGAATGGTCACGTTGTCGGTGGCGGTGGGTACCTGCGCGGGATTCCAGTTGCCGGCGGTATTCCAGTCGGTACTCACGGCTCCGGTCCAGGTGAGGCCGGCGGCAATAACGGGTGCGGGCGTCAGGAAGGCGGCCAGGCCGGTCAGGTTCGAGCCGTTGCCAATGCGGCCGACCGAGGTGGCGCTGCCGCTAGTCAGGTCAACGGTGTACAGGTTATCAGCCGTCGAGCCCGTGGGCGACGCCACCAGGAACGCCGAGTTAGCCGGGGCCGAGGGGTTGCTCACGTCCGAAAACACGTCGAAATCAACTCCTGGGTTCACCGTCAGGCCCGTGCTGCCTTGGTCCACGTAGGTGCCGGCATTGGCGTTGGTGGAGCGTAGCAGCACATTGCGGACCTGGTCGTAGCCGTAGAGTGTGGTGCCGGTGTTGGCGTTGTTGTCGTTGTTGGTGTAGGCTGCGGCCGACATAGCCGGCGTACCGCTGGGGTTGGTCAGAGCCGTGTCGGTGATGTACGTGCCATCGGCCGGATTCATGCGCAGGTTGGCCTGGTTGGTGGCTGAGGTGATGCGAATCCGGTCCACGGTAGGGTTAAAATCAAACCCAATGGCCGACGCCGTCGTGCCCAGTGGCATGCTGCCCGCGCTACCCACGGCCGTGAGGGCCCCGGTGCTCAGGCTTAGGGTATAGAGCTGGCCCTGCTGATTGGTGGCATCGTAGCCCAAGGCAAACAGCTCCCCGGTAGCCGGGCGGAAATCGGTGCCCACCAGCACCTGCGTAGCCGCCAGTCCGGTGATGTTCACGGCCGTACGGATAACGCCTGGGTTGCCTGAATCAAAGGAAACCAGGTTGCCACCGGCCACGCCGTAGAGCAGCTGCCCTGTAAGCGCCGCTGAAGCGTTGGCCCCGTTGAGCACCGCCGCCACGTCGCGCACTGGAATGCCCAGCCCGATGCGGCCCACGGCCGTCGTGGTGCCGGCACTCACATCCAGCGAGTACAGAGAGCTAAAGCTGGCCGTAGTGGTGTTGTTTTCGGCATTTGATACCAGGTACCCCCGGTTCAACTGGGCGGCGGCATCGTAAAAGAAATCCAGGTCGCTGACGCCCCCGGTGCCGGGTAGTAACGTGGTGCCGCTGGCTGAGGTGAGCTGGCCCGCGTTGGGGTTGCTCTGGATGAAGAGCTGGTTGCGCTGGTCATCCACGTCGTAGAG containing:
- a CDS encoding TROVE domain-containing protein; translated protein: MRFNTSTNPIRNHAGAPAYALTPALELYAAVATAGLSNQFYEKADTRLARLRQLVAQNDPLFVARLAVYARENLHLRSVPLVLAVELARRHHGTNLVSRLVARVVQRPDEITELLACYAAANGRTGPKTLGRLSKQVQKGLALAFHKFDGYQLAKYDRAGTIRLRDALFLVHPRPQDEAHQALFNQLVAGTLPTPYTWETELSALGQESFATADERVAAFRRKWTELIGSGKLGYMALLRNLRNMLEAGVPTEALSQVCATLADARQVARSKQLPFRFLAAYREVKELEGGVVRSTLVALGLRQNPVAQVLEALETAIGHSAANLPGFGSGTRVVVACDVSGSMQQPVSARSKVLLYDVGLVLGMLLRNRCQNVVTGIFGDTWKRITLPGAQVLRNVQELYKREGEVGYSTNGHLVIEDLRRRREVVDKVMLFTDCQLWNSRFNGASIATEWAEYRRTVAPEARLYLFDLAGHGTTPVQLQPEQGAFLLAGWSDKLFDVLTALENGGSALTEIEKIEL
- a CDS encoding RtcB family protein, which encodes MASQLRGNDLRQLGFPEGRAIGLALAQLQRKHLKKLSQTDQLTLLQELLANPQTYLTHLDWSHTAAALLPPPSRHIALAERKEYVVFGAEHIEQGAIHQMETAMKLPVTVAGALMPDAHHGYGLPIGGVLATDNAVIPYAVGVDIGCRMALSVFALPPKHLEQRVQELRKLLLEHTKFGGRDVFRHGQHLDHAVLSRDEFRDIPFLRNKLDTAASQIGSSGGGNHFVEWGVVDITDPTNELGVPVGQYLGLLSHSGSRGLGASVANHYTKLAQDTCQLPAEARHLAWLGLETEAGQEYWAAMNLAGDYASACHHQIHHRLAKALGERPLGKVENHHNFAWKERLVTGQEVVVHRKGATPAGAGVLGIIPGSMTAPGFIVRGRGEASALSSASHGAGRQMSRTRAKQELGEAEMRRYLQQHGVELIGGGLDEAPQAYKDIRQVMQSQTELVDVLGSFTPRIVRMEGGV
- a CDS encoding PID-CTERM protein-sorting domain-containing protein, giving the protein MKNLATAYRLAFAAGSLLLLTGTFSSVRAQGSGGPTPDPTAVPIDGGASLLLAAGVGLGLKKLRDRRRA
- a CDS encoding DUF4394 domain-containing protein: MKTPILPTFNRRLLGLTLGISLLAAPAAFAQTTTVYGLAQGGTTLVALPSNGTGTPTLLPISGIASGQTLVGLDSRPATGQLFALGYNGSGTAQLYTIDKTTGAATAVGSTVALALGASTERIGFDFNPTVDRIRVTSSNLANIRLNPNNGALAGTDTNLNGAPGAVIDAVAYTNSFIGAAATVLYDVDVANSRLYIQTNPNGGVLGSPVPITRNSLPLLTGTEVTDLDIYTDPASGTQQAILSVISGVSTTFYSLDLTTGNASLLLNGTPGVLISDITFGIDRTAPAMSGQLLYAVSTNANLLSFYSGTPGFINSAVAITGLTAGQTLVGTDFRPNTGELFGMGYNPANGETRLYIINLSTAVATPVGSGPVTLDLGNSAEAVNGIGFDFNPTVDRIRVTGLNARNFRLNPNNGAIAAPDGNLNFVSGATGTPTIGSVAYTNSFPGSTSTTLYDVDDQRNQLFIQSNPNAGQLTSASGTTLLPGTGGVSDLDFFYDAAAQLNRGYLVSNAENNTTTASFSSLYSLDVSAGTTTAVGRIGLGIPVRDVAAVLNGANASAALTGQLLYGVAGGNLVSFDSGNPGVIRTAVNITGLAATQVLVGTDFRPATGELFALGYDATNQQGQLYTLSLSTGALTAVGSAGSMPLGTTASAIGFDFNPTVDRIRITSATNQANLRMNPADGTYITDTALTNPSGTPAMSAAAYTNNDNNANTGTTLYGYDQVRNVLLRSTNANAGTYVDQGSTGLTVNPGVDFDVFSDVSNPSAPANSAFLVASPTGSTADNLYTVDLTSGSATSVGRIGNGSNLTGLAAFLTPAPVIAAGLTWTGAVSTDWNTAGNWNPAQVPTATDNVTIPNVANDPSVGFSFANNVTLLSGAQLTFGPGAILQISGDFTNNGGTTSGTGFGEIRFVNNSVTQRVSGTTSVFNILTTNVSTLQLDGPVQVQRSLNVTGAVVSNGNLTLLSTADRTAQVLNTGSNTIFGNVTVQRYIDPSMNAGAGYRHFSAPVNNTTVADLTTANYTPVVNPAYNSAPNPGAVTPFPTVFGYDQSRVTTSGNPAPQDFDKGFFSPAALSDAMTPGRGYTVNIPAGLTTDFVGILNNGTINVGGLSRGTQVESGWQLLGNPYPSPIDWDQVGRTNVDNAVYVFRSNGQYSGSYSSYVNGVGNNGGTNVIGLGQGFFTRVTTPGSTNGQVSFTNAARVLTVESPVFQRTQETRPLAQLELRAATGGPGDQTTVYFETGATAAFDVAFDAAKRQTATPTLASQAGSEQLAINGLPVLTTSDVTVPLLVSAPQAGSYTLQAKQLLNLPAGTLVYLRDAQTGAVVDLAAQPSYSFTLTPGAGMGRFSLLFTQQRVLANAPAALSRQVDIFPNPARDVVSVSLTAAFNRQAVEASVVNSLGQVVRRAVLPAGAEVRTLPLNGVTPGVYMVRLQTSQGIINKRLVIE